DNA sequence from the Anaerohalosphaeraceae bacterium genome:
TTCGACCGACGGCGTCAAAGGCGATGGCCTGGGCGTTCAGACGGGTTGTACTGGCAATGCATACGGCAGAACGGATTCTTTCCGGATAGGCGGCGGCCCACTGGAGGACCTGCATACCGCCCATGGAACCGCCGACGACGGCCAGAAGCTGTTCAATGCCCAATGCATCCAGGAGCAGTTTTTGGACAAGCACCATATCCCGGATGGTGATAATCGGGAATTGCAGCCCATAAGGTTTCCCTGTGGCGGGATTGATGGAAGAAGGGCCTGTCGTGCCCCGACAGCCCCCCAGCACATTGGAGCAAATCACAAAATATCGATTGGTATCAATCGGTTTTCCGGGGCCGACCATACAGTCCCACCAGCCGGGTTTGCGGTCGTCCGGGCTGTGGTAGCCGGCAACGTGGGCATCGCCGCTGAGGGCATGGCAAATCAAAATTGCGTTGTCTTTGGCCTCCGACAGGGTCCCATAGGTTTCATAGGCCACGTCAATCGGCCCTAAGGTTTTCCCGCACTGCAGCCGCAGAGGGGCATCGGCCTGAACCAGGCGGATCGATTGAGTCTTGACAATGCCGACAGAATTTTTTAAGTCTTTTTCCATAGTGGACTTATTATAACCAGTGGGTTTCTGATGGCAAGCGGTCGGCGGGGGCGATTCTTTTTTTTCAGGCGGATTGAGAATGGAATTTTGCTTGAAAAACATCCGGGGCTCCGGTAGAGTACAGCATATCGTACATAGGGGAGGAACGTCCGAAACAGCGGACGGGCTGAATGCGCCTGTAGCTCAATTGGATAGAGCGTCGGTCTACGGAACCGAAGGTTAGGGGTTCGAGTCCCTTCAGGCGTATTTTGTTTTTTCGGCAGGCAAAAAAGGCATCTCATATTGGAAAGAAATCGGATTATGAGTTTTTTGGAGAAAATCCTTCAGCAGGCGTCTCGACTTCAAAAAACCATTGTATTGGCAGAGGGTTCAGATAAGCGGGTGCTGGAAGCGGCAAAGATTCTGACCGCCCGAAAAGCAGCCCGCATTGTTGTTCTGGGGGAAACTGACCAGGTGTACAGGGACTTAAAGACCCTCGGGGCTCAAACGGATGAAATCCGGGTTATCGACCCCAAAAAATCGGAGCATCGTCAGCGGTATGCGGAGTGTCTTTATGAAATCCGCAAGTCCAAAGGACTGACTATGGAAGAGGCGGAGAAACTGGTCGAGGATAATATTTATTTCGGGACGCTGATGGTCAAAACCGGGGATGCAGACGGTCTGGTCGGCGGGGCGATTCATGCCTCTGCGGATATGATCCGGCCTGCGCTGCAGATTATTCGCCCGGCAGAAGGATTTAAGACCATTTCCAGCGTTTTCTTTATGTGCCGCGGAGAGGAAATCTATCTGTTTGCAGATTGCGGTTTGGTGGAGTACCCGACGACGGCGCAGTTGTCTGATATTGCGGTTTCAACCGCGATTACGGCGATGCAGTTCGGGATTGAGCCGAGGATTGCGATGCTGTCTTATTCTACCAAGGGTTCCGCCAAGTCTGAAGGGGCAATGAAGGTGGCAATGGCAGCGGAGAGAACCCGTGAGAAGGTCGGGCATCTATTCGGCTACGGCGGGAAGGTTCTGGTGGACGGGGAGCTCCAGTTTGATGCGGCGTTTGTTCCGGAGGTGGCCGCTTTGAAATGCCCGGACAGTCCGCTGAAAGGCCGGGCGAATGTGTTTATTTTCCCCAATCTGGAGGCGGGCAACATCTGCTATAAGGCTGTCCAGCGGCTGGGCAATTTTGAGGCATACGGTCCGATTCTGCAGGGGCTGGCGCGTCCGGTCAATGACCTGTCCCGCGGCTGTGTGCCGGAAGATATCGTCGGCACGGCGGCGATTACGGCCCTGCAGGCCCAGTAAAGAAAAAGCACGCAACTTCTTTTTTTCTTCATAAATTAGGTGTTCTTTAATTTTTTTTTCTTGACAGAAAAACGTGTTTGGGTAAATCGAGCTTTATAAAATAAAGTACTTTTTGAAAACAAAGGAGATGGAAAATGGAAACGATGCAGAACGATGACAGTCTGAATCTGACAAGAGAGGAAGATCTTCGTTTTGTGCGTGCCTTGCTTGCCCAGACTCGACGGGATTTTGATCCGGGAATTGTGATTTTCATTACATGGGGCTTGATTTGCCTGCTTGGCTACAATGGAACATTCTTGTTCGTTTCTTCTCAACATGACCACTGGATCAGTCCCATGTGGTTTGGTCTGCTGACTGTTGGAGGTGTTTTCAGCATGGTTTTTGGATATCGACTCTTGAAAAATCAGCGAAAAAAAGGATTTGTTTCACACATCGATATTCAAATGAACTGGCTGTGGGCGATTGCTGTCGGGAACGGATTGCTTTGGTCGCTGCTTGGGTATTTTCGAGATTTTTATGGCGGGCCGGGTTTTTTCTGGGCATTCATCTATGCCGTAGCCCTTTCTATGACCGGCGTTGTCTATACGCGTGAATGGCTGGCAGGGGGAATGCTGATTGTGGCGGGTATGCTGCTGGCTCACTTTTTCAGTCCGTATGCGTATGTCATTCTCGGCTTTTCCATAGCAGCGGGCTGTATTCTTCCGGCCGTCGTTTCACGAAATCGTCTCAAAAAGATGAGGAAGAACATTGCGTCAAAATAATGTTCCATTTGATGAACTGCTTCTCTCGCGTGCCCGACTGAGTCTGCTGTCCGCACTCTTGTCCGGCGATGAGATTGAGTTTACGGTGCTTCGGAATATGCTGGGGCTTTCGGACGGCAATTTGAGCGTCCAGATACGCAAACTGGAGGAGGCCGGCTATCTGAAGGTGAAAAAAGTCTTTGTAGAGCGAAGGCCGAAAACGTTTTGCAAAATCACCGAAAAAGGCCGGCAGGCTTTGGAATCCTTTACAAATTATTTGAACAGCTTGGTTCATGAAAAATGATTTTTTGAAAACAAGGAGGTTCGATTTTGAACAATCTGCATTTGATGCCACCGGAACACTGGCTGATGGAATTCCGTATTGATTTGAGTGAAAAACCGGCTGGTCTTCAGGATCCATCAGAAATCTATAAACGATTGTCTGAATGGCTGTCCAGTCATGGTTATGACAGAATTGACAATTATCAGGAATGCTTTGATAAGAACGATTCGGGTGATTATTCTCAAATGGAAACTACCATTATGGTGCCCGTTGAGAAGCGCTGACAAGTGGAATCTCTTTCGAAACAGTTTGTTGTTCACAAGCATATTACATCGGCGGGTGTACATTGGGATTGGATGCTTGAAGGAGAAAGGACGCTGCAAACGTGGAGAGTAAATTGTCCGCCGCAGGAGGTGGGGCAGGAGCCGGTTCAGGCGGACAGGATTGCCGACCATGATATCCGTTTCCTTACATATGAAGGGCCTGTGCAGCAGGGTACGGGAAGGGTGCAGCGGGAAGACAGAGGGCGGCTGACTATTTTGAAAAGGACCGACTCCCAAATCCTTTTCCGCCTGGAAGGAGAGGTTTTGGCGGATTCTTTTGCTTTCATCTTTGAGCAGGGGAAGTGGTTCATTTGCCGCATTTCCCAGAAGGACTAACTATCGGCGCAGTTCCGGCAGGTCCGGTTCGACGTGCACGATGACATTGACCGGCCGCGGAAGCCGATTGTGAAGGGACACCTCCAGCTCGTGGGAAATAGCGTGGGCCTCCGTGATGGTCAGCGTGGGGTCCACAAGAATATGCACATCCAGAAAGATTTCCCGCCCCACACGCCGGGTTCGGAGCTGATGCCACTGGGCTATCCGGGGCTGTTCGGTGAGAATGGTTTTGATTTGTCCGAGTGTCTGCTGATCAGCGGCCTGTTCGCTGAATTCGTTCAGACAGTCGGTAAAGATGCGGACGGCGACGAAAATAATCATCAGGCCGACGACAATCGCCGCCAGATGGTCTCCGTACGGGTAATTCAGAAAACGGACGCAGGCTGCTCCGATGAGTACGGCGATGGAGCTGAAGGCATCGCTGCGATGATGCCAGGCATTGGCGTAGAGTGTCGTGCTGTGGCAGCGGATGGCTGTGCGGCGGGTTATCTGATAGAGCCATTCTTTGGTAATGATGGACAGTCCCGCAATCCAAAGAACGGCCAAGGGCATAAAGGGGGTCGGGTGTTCCGAAGCCGACAGGCGGGCGATTTCGACGGCGGATTTATAAATCATCCCTCCGCCGACAAGTCCCAGCACCAGGGCAATCACGGCGGTACTGAAGGTTTCCAGCCGGCCGTGTCCGAAAGGGTGCGTCGAATCCGGTTCCTTCGTGCCCCAGTGAATTCCGACCAAGACAGCCAGGTCGGTGAGCAGGTCGGAAAGCGAATGGACGGCATCCGCCACCAGCCCGATGGAACCGGCCCAAAATCCCACAAGCGCCTTGATGACAGCCAGAAAGAGATTCATCCACAGCCCTACAAGTGTGATGCGGCGAATCTGCGGATTGTCTGCGAACAAATGGGAGTTCATGGTTTCAAAACCGATTGACAAATGGTTTCAATTGTTCGCCGCAGGCCGGCGGACGCCTCGGCGGAACGCGTTTCAAAAATGATTCGGACGATGGGCTCGGTGTTGCTGGTGCGGATATGGAGCCAGCCGTCCGGCAGGTCGAGCCGGCAGCCGTCCCGAGTGTCTCTTTTGGCCTGAGGGAAGGCGGAGCAGGCGGCCTGGAAAAGCGCCTGTGCCTGTTCGGCATCGGCGGTGTATTTGAGTTTAACCATTTCGTAACGGCCGATTTCCTCGGTCAATTGCCGGACGGACTTTCCGGTTTGGGCCATCAGCTGCAGGGTTAAGGCCATCGCCACCAGACTGTCGCGGACGGGACCGACCCGCAGGTCAATCACACCGCCGTTGCCTTCGCCGCCGATGATGCACTGGTGCTCCAGCATGGTATTGGCCACATGGGCTTCGCCGACGGGGGTGCGCAGAACAGTTCCGCCGAAGCGGGCGGCGATGTCGTCTATCATTCTGGATGTGGACAGGTTGGCGGCGGCCTTGCCCCCCGGCTGTTCGGAGAAACGCAGCAGGGCGGCAAAGGCGAGGGTGTATTCTTCTCCAATATACGTTCCCTGCTCATCCACGATGGCCAGCCGGTCGGCATCCGGGTCCTGCGCAAAACCCAGGTCGGCGCCGGACAGCCGGACTTTTTCGCAGAGAGTCTGAAGATTCTCCTGAACCGGTTCCGGTTTGTGGGCAAATCGTCCGGACGGTTCGAGGTTGATGCCGATAATTCGGCAGCCGAGCTCCTCGAGGAGTTTTTGGGCCTCCGGACCGCCGGCTCCGTTGATGCTGTCCAGAACGACAGTGTATTTGCGCCGGCGAATCAGTTCGGGATTGACGATAGACAGGACCTTGTCCACGTGAATGCGGACGGTCTGTGTATTGGAGGAAATGGCACCGCAGCGGACGGCATCGACATAGCGGATTTGCTTTTCGAT
Encoded proteins:
- the pta gene encoding phosphate acetyltransferase; its protein translation is MSFLEKILQQASRLQKTIVLAEGSDKRVLEAAKILTARKAARIVVLGETDQVYRDLKTLGAQTDEIRVIDPKKSEHRQRYAECLYEIRKSKGLTMEEAEKLVEDNIYFGTLMVKTGDADGLVGGAIHASADMIRPALQIIRPAEGFKTISSVFFMCRGEEIYLFADCGLVEYPTTAQLSDIAVSTAITAMQFGIEPRIAMLSYSTKGSAKSEGAMKVAMAAERTREKVGHLFGYGGKVLVDGELQFDAAFVPEVAALKCPDSPLKGRANVFIFPNLEAGNICYKAVQRLGNFEAYGPILQGLARPVNDLSRGCVPEDIVGTAAITALQAQ
- a CDS encoding transcriptional regulator, which gives rise to MRQNNVPFDELLLSRARLSLLSALLSGDEIEFTVLRNMLGLSDGNLSVQIRKLEEAGYLKVKKVFVERRPKTFCKITEKGRQALESFTNYLNSLVHEK
- a CDS encoding DNA polymerase ligase N-terminal domain-containing protein, with protein sequence MESLSKQFVVHKHITSAGVHWDWMLEGERTLQTWRVNCPPQEVGQEPVQADRIADHDIRFLTYEGPVQQGTGRVQREDRGRLTILKRTDSQILFRLEGEVLADSFAFIFEQGKWFICRISQKD
- a CDS encoding cation diffusion facilitator family transporter, which produces MNSHLFADNPQIRRITLVGLWMNLFLAVIKALVGFWAGSIGLVADAVHSLSDLLTDLAVLVGIHWGTKEPDSTHPFGHGRLETFSTAVIALVLGLVGGGMIYKSAVEIARLSASEHPTPFMPLAVLWIAGLSIITKEWLYQITRRTAIRCHSTTLYANAWHHRSDAFSSIAVLIGAACVRFLNYPYGDHLAAIVVGLMIIFVAVRIFTDCLNEFSEQAADQQTLGQIKTILTEQPRIAQWHQLRTRRVGREIFLDVHILVDPTLTITEAHAISHELEVSLHNRLPRPVNVIVHVEPDLPELRR
- the glmM gene encoding phosphoglucosamine mutase, whose protein sequence is MKQELIISISGLRGLVGENFFPETASLYGAAFGTFLNEQWGRAAGKPVVVLGRDSRISGAMFAAAAASGLCSAGVDVIDLGICSTPAAGLMVRHLGCQGGVVITASHNPIEYNGIKLLLDNGIAPPKPLAEQIRRRFIEKQIRYVDAVRCGAISSNTQTVRIHVDKVLSIVNPELIRRRKYTVVLDSINGAGGPEAQKLLEELGCRIIGINLEPSGRFAHKPEPVQENLQTLCEKVRLSGADLGFAQDPDADRLAIVDEQGTYIGEEYTLAFAALLRFSEQPGGKAAANLSTSRMIDDIAARFGGTVLRTPVGEAHVANTMLEHQCIIGGEGNGGVIDLRVGPVRDSLVAMALTLQLMAQTGKSVRQLTEEIGRYEMVKLKYTADAEQAQALFQAACSAFPQAKRDTRDGCRLDLPDGWLHIRTSNTEPIVRIIFETRSAEASAGLRRTIETICQSVLKP